GAACGGCGTCCGCGGCGTCGGATATGACGTCGGTCGTCTCACCGCGCGCATCTCGATGACCTTGCACACCGACAGCATCCACACGGTCGCCCTGGCCGGCGCGGGACAGCTCGGACGCGCCCTGCTCGCCCACACCGGCTTCGGCCGCGGCTTCCGGGTCGCCGCGATGTTCGACGCCGATCCGGCCCTCGTGGGCACATCGCTCGAGGTCGGAGGACCGCGCATCGCCCAGCTGGCCGAGATCGCGGCGGTCTGCGCCGAGGTCGAGCCCGCGGTCGAGATCGGGGTCGTCGCGACCGCCGACGAGGACGCCCGGGCAGCCTTCGACGCCTTCGTCGAGGCAGGCGTGCGACAGGTGCTCAACGTCACCCCGGTGGCGCTGACGACGGAGGCGGATGTCGTCGTCAGACAAGTTGATCTAGCCTTGGAACTACAGGTGTTGGCGTTCCAGGCCTCTCGTGGCAGTTCACAGGTCCCACGGAACGACCTCAAGATCTCCTCACGCAGCGACGTCGGTGCGCCTCGCGGGGTGAAGGCGGCCGACGGGCGCCGCGGAAATGCAATGGGTGAAGAAACGGTGACAGCGTGAGTGTTCTGTTGTTCGGGGTGTCGCACCGCAGTGCGCCCGTCGAGGTGCTCGAGCGGTTGACGGTCTCCGACCACGACCGTCCGAAGCTGGTCGACGAGTTGCTGTCGTCGCGGGCGATCTCCGAGGCCATGGTCGTCTCGACGTGCAACCGCGTCGAGATCTACGCGGTCGTCGACGCCTTCCACCCGGCCCTCGAGGCGGTCGGCGAGGTCCTCGGCGACCACTCGGGCATGACCGTCAACGAGATGACCCGGCACGCCTACGTGCGCTACTCCGAGGCCGCCGTCGAACACCTCTTCACCGTGGCCGCCGGTCTCGACTCGCTCGTCGTCGGCGAGCAGCAGATCCTCGGTCAGATCCGGAACGCCTACCTGAGTGCCGACGCCAACGACTCCGCCGGCCGCGTCCTGCACGAGCTCGCCCAGCAGGCTCTGCGCGTGGGCAAGCGGGTGCACACCGAGACCGGCATCGACCGCGCCGGTGCGTCGGTCGTGTCGGTGGCCCTGCATCGCGCGAAGTCGCTGCTCACCGACCCCGCGACCAAAGCGCATCGCCTGCGCACCGCGGTGGTGGTCGGCGCCGGCGCCATGGGCGGCCTCGCGACCGCCCAGCTGGCGCGTGAGGGCGTCACCGAGATGTCGGTGGTCAACCGCACGGTCGAGAACGCCCGCCACCTCGCCGACAACATCGCCGCCAACCACGGCATCACCGTGCACGGTGTGGGCCTCGACGAGCTGCCGGCCGCGATGGCCGCCGCCGACGTCGTGGTCAGCTGTACCGGCTCGGTCGGCTCCGTGATCAGCGTCGGTGCGGTGCATTCGGCCCTCGCCGAGCGGAACCGTAACGGCGACACCACCCCGATGGTGATCTGCGACCTCGGGCTCCCGCGCAACGTCGACCCGGCCGCGGCCCGCCTGCCCGGCGTCCACGTCGTCGACATCGAGGGCCTGCGCGGCGACTCCGAGACCCAGGCCGCCGAGAACGACACCCTCGCCGCCCGGTCCATCGTCGCGGCCGAGCTCGCCGACTACCTGACCCACCAGCGCCAGGCCGAGGTCACCCCGACCGTCGCCGCCCTCCGTCAGCGTGCCGCCGACGTCGTGGAGGCCGAGATCCTGCGCCTCGAGACCCGGCTCCCGGACCTCGAGAACAACCAGCGCGACGAGGTCGCGAAGACCGTCCGACGCGTCGTCGACAAGCTGCTGCACGCGCCGACCGTGCGGGTGAAGCAGCTCGCCTCGACACCCAACGGCGACCACTACGCGGAGGCCCTGCGCGAATTGTTCGAACTCAAACCAGGTGCGGCAGAGTCGGTTTCGGCGCCCGATCGAATCGGGACCACCGACGTGGCCGGCGAGCAGGGCGACCGATGAGCGAAACCCGGACCGCGCCGATCCGGATCGGTACGCGGGGTTCGCTGCTGGCCACGACGCAGTCGCAGACCATCGCCGATGCGCTCACCGCCGCCGGGCATCCGGCCGAGCTGGTCATCATCAAGACCGCCGGTGACGCCTCGGCCGCCCCGGTCGCCGAGATCGGCGTCGGCGTCTTCACCACCGCCATCCGCGTCGCTCTCCGCAACGACGAGGTCGACGTCGCGGTGCACTCCTACAAGGACCTTCCGACGGCCCCCGAGGACGACCTCACGATCGCGGCCGTCCCGACCCGGGTGGACCCGCGAGATGCGCTGGTCAGCCGGGACGGACTGGTTCTCGGGGAACTGCCCCCGGGATCGGTCGTCGGAACCTCGGCGCCGCGCAGGGCGGCACAGCTTAAGGCATTGGGTCTCGGTTTGGAAATCCGCCCCCTACGAGGCAACCTAGATTCTCGGTTGG
The sequence above is drawn from the Gordonia rubripertincta genome and encodes:
- a CDS encoding redox-sensing transcriptional repressor Rex; translated protein: MGADRQKPGDADPPASALPPPATAVATDIPAPTVARLATYLHVLRSFSQRGVLVASSGELATAAGVNPAILRKDLSYVAANGVRGVGYDVGRLTARISMTLHTDSIHTVALAGAGQLGRALLAHTGFGRGFRVAAMFDADPALVGTSLEVGGPRIAQLAEIAAVCAEVEPAVEIGVVATADEDARAAFDAFVEAGVRQVLNVTPVALTTEADVVVRQVDLALELQVLAFQASRGSSQVPRNDLKISSRSDVGAPRGVKAADGRRGNAMGEETVTA
- a CDS encoding glutamyl-tRNA reductase — encoded protein: MSVLLFGVSHRSAPVEVLERLTVSDHDRPKLVDELLSSRAISEAMVVSTCNRVEIYAVVDAFHPALEAVGEVLGDHSGMTVNEMTRHAYVRYSEAAVEHLFTVAAGLDSLVVGEQQILGQIRNAYLSADANDSAGRVLHELAQQALRVGKRVHTETGIDRAGASVVSVALHRAKSLLTDPATKAHRLRTAVVVGAGAMGGLATAQLAREGVTEMSVVNRTVENARHLADNIAANHGITVHGVGLDELPAAMAAADVVVSCTGSVGSVISVGAVHSALAERNRNGDTTPMVICDLGLPRNVDPAAARLPGVHVVDIEGLRGDSETQAAENDTLAARSIVAAELADYLTHQRQAEVTPTVAALRQRAADVVEAEILRLETRLPDLENNQRDEVAKTVRRVVDKLLHAPTVRVKQLASTPNGDHYAEALRELFELKPGAAESVSAPDRIGTTDVAGEQGDR